The Pseudomonas aeruginosa genome includes the window GCGTCGCGTCGGCGGCGGACGTGCCTCGCAACGGGAACAGCCGCACCTCGGCCTCATGCGGCGTGCTGGCCTGGCGCTCGCTGCCGGCCACCAGGGCGTAGGGCAAGGCCTCGCCTTCGGCATCGAAGACCCGCAGGTCGCGCAGGTCGGCATGGGCAGCCGACAACTGCACGCTCATCGGGATGCTCAGGCGATACCAGGGACCTTCGCCCTGCAGCGACAGCGCCACCTGGCGGCTGAAACCTTCGGCAGACTCCTTCGCCGACAGCGGCAGGGACAGGCAGGCGCCCAGCAGGAGCAGGCCGGCGGTTCTGAACGAAAAGGAGCGCGTCATGGCTGCTCGGCCTCCGATGCGACCTCGGCGCGACGCGGAGGCAAGGGTGAGAAGTAGCCGACGACCAGCAACAGGACGCCGACCCCGATGAAGGAGATGATTCGCTCCAGGCTGCCACTGTTGCCCAGCTCGACGAAGAACAGCTTGACCACCACGACGCCGACCAGCGCCGCGCCGACCATCCACAGGTCGCGCCGGCCGAGACGGGTACCGGCGATGGTCAGGCCCAGCGCACAGAGCGTCCAGACCAGCGACAGCCCCGCCTGCACCAGCATCGACGCGGCCAGCGCCTCGGCCTGGAACGGTACGCCGGCCAGGTGGTGCGCGGCGCGGCACACCGCCAGGGTCAGCAGGGCGAACAGCGAGGCGCCGGCCAACGCCTGGCGCCCCAGGCGCGCGCTGGCATTGCCATCGACGAGCGAGGCCAGGCTGGCGTCGCTCCAGCGGTAGAGGGCGAACAGCACGATCAGCAGCCCCAGTTCCAGCGGGTTGGCCAGCGGCAGGTAAGGCAGCGGCTCGGCAGCGCCGTCGCTGAGCAGGTTGGCGCTCCAGAACCAGCCGAGCAGCAACAGCGCCACCGGCGCAGCGGCGAGCAGCCGATACTCCCGCGGGAAGTCGCGCAGCGGCCAGGGCAGGCTCCGCCCGCCAGCCACCAGCAGCAGGTAGGCGCTCGGGACCAACGCCCAGCCCAGCCAACGCCAGGCGTTGTACTGTTCGGCGAGCAGGGCGAACAGGTAGCGCAGCTCCAGCGCCAGCACCCCTAGCAACAGCCAGCAACCGAGCACATGGGCAACGCTCAGGGCCTTCGCCGGCAGCAACGGGGCAAGGCGTCGCAGCGACAGCAGGTGCGTGGCGAACAGCAGCGGCCAGGCCAGCCAGCCGAATTCGCCGAACGGCTGGTAATCGAAACGCCAGGCACTGGCCAGGGCCAACAGCGCCACCGGGACCAGCGCCAGGCACAGCAGGGCCAGTTCGCGCCAGCGCTCGCGCAGCGCCAGCAGCATCCACGACGCCACTGTCGCCGCGGCCACCAGCAGCAACGCATGCTCGCGCAGGCCATAAGGCACGAAGCGGACGGTTTCGCACAGCGCGGTCAGCGCCCACCAGCCGGCTCCCCAGAGCAGCAGCAAGTGCGACAGCTCGGCCAGGCCGAGGGTACCGATACCCAGCGCCCGCTCGCGCTCGCCGGCGCGGCGCAGCCGCCAGGCGCCGACCAGCGCCGCCAGGGCCAGCACTGCCGGCGTCCAGAACCCGGAATGGGCCAGGGGCCGCAGGCCTTCGCCGCTCAGCGAGCCGAACAGCGACGGCCCGGCGAGGAGGAACGCCAGGCCGCCCACTACCTGCAAGGCGAGGCCGAAGTAGAAGCTCAGGCGCTGGCGCAGCACCAGGCTCAGCCAGATGATCAGCAGCCCGCTACCGGCCCATACCGCGCTGGCGCTGCGCCAAGGCAGGACGAACAGCACTGCCAGGTTGACGAACGCCAGACCGGCCAGCAGCACCAGGCTCAAGCCCATGAGCAGCCGACTGTCGTCCTTCACCAGCGGGTCGCGCGCCGCCAGCAGCATGCCGCCGATCAGCGCCAGGCCAATCAGCGAGGCGGTCATCAAGCCACGCCAGCCCGAGTCGAATACCCCACCCTGGCCATCGCCGCCCTGCAAATGCAGGAGGAACAGCGCACCGCCCAGCAGTTGCACGGCGAAGGCGCAGAACAGGAAGGTACGCGAGCCCAGGCGCAAGCCGGCGAACAAGCTCGCCAGGCCGGCCACGGCCCAGGCGATGGCGGTGCTGTCGACGGCCAGGCAGAGCGGTGCGACCAGGTAGAGGAAGGCCAGGCCGGCGGCCGCCAGCAACGGCCGGCAGGCCGGCTCCCAGTCGGCCAGCGCTTTCGCCGGCGCGCGACGCAGCTGCCAGAAGCTGAACAGCGCCGCCGCACCGAGCATCAGCGCGCCCAGCGGCGAACCCTCCAGCAACGTCGTCTCACCCGGGCGCACGCCATTCAGGTAGGCCAACGCCGCACCGCCCTGCAACAGCAGGGCGAAGAGCCGCGCCAGGCGGCGTTGCTGGTGCAGGCCGAGCCAGTAGATGCCGGCGCCCTCGACGGCCCAGGCGGCCGAGGTCCAGCGCGCGTCCAGGCCGAGCGGAATGGCCAGGGTGCCGAAGACCACCCCCAGCGCCAGGCAGATTTCCACCAGCAGGCTGGTGCGTCCGGCCGAAGCATGGCCGCGCAGCACCCGCGCCAGGACCATGTAGAAGAGCCCCAGGGCCAGGGCGCTGAAGGCCATGCCGAAGTCGATGTGGCCGATCACCGCGCATTGCAGGCCGAACCCCACCAGTGGCGGGCCGAACAGCACGGTGGCGTCGATGTAGTCGGCCTGTCGCGCCGACCAGCGCAGCAGTTCGCCGCGCTCGGCAGGCGCCTGCGCGGCCTCCAGCAGCTTGCGGCGGGCGAAGAGCAGGCCGATCCCGACGTACATCAGGAAGAACAGGGCCAGGAACGGCTCGGTGCTGGCGAACAGCTCCGGTGTATAGGAGCGCAGTCCCCAGGCGAAGCCGATGCCGAAGGTGCCGACGAATCCGACCAGGTTGAGCGGCCGCCAGGCGCGGAACCAGGCGATGGCGAAGATGCCGGCGTTGAGCAGGGCGAAGTAGCTGAACAGCGCTACATGGTTGCCGCTGCCGGTGGAGGTCAGGATCGGCGCGGCGAAGCCGCCGAGCGCCGCCACCACCGCCAGGCCCATGGCGTTCTGCAGCACGGCGAGGATCGCCGAGCAGATCGTCACCACCACCAGCAGGGCCAGCGCCGCGCCGGGAGAGATCAGCGGATGCAGGCGCATGGCGGCGAAGATGGTCAGGTACAGCACCGCGATACCGGTGCCTTGCAGGATCAGGCCGTAGGCGGCGCGCCGCTCGCGCAACCACCAGCCGACGCCGAGCAGCGCCATCGCTACCAGCGCCACCCCGGCGTAGCGGTACTCCACCGGCACCGCCACCCGTTCCGAGGCATAGCGCAGGAGGAAGGCCAGGCCGATGAACAGCAGCACCACGCCGATGCGCAATACCGTGTTGCCGCCGAACAGCCAGCCCTTGGCCGCGGCGAAGCCACGCTCGACCAGCGAGGGTTCGCGTGGAGGCGCTGGAGGGGCGGCACGGCGCGGCGCTGGCTGGGCGTCAGGCTGGAACGCCGGCTGACGCTCGATGGGCTGGACGGGTTCGGGGGGACGAGGCGGAGGCGGCGCAGCCTCGACGGCCGGCAGCTCGATGTCCCAGTCCAGCGGCGGGGCAACCTCGGCGGGAGGAGCGGGAGACGTGTCTGCGAGCGGCTGGTCGATGCCGGCGGCCGGCTCGGGAACGCTTTCGGGAAGGTCCTGCGCCTGGCGCTCCACGCGCAGCAAGCGCTGGTGGATGACCTCGGTGCCGCGCTCGAAGCGTTCGGCGAATTCGCTCATCTGCTTGCGCAGGCGCTCGTTCTGTTGCGCCAGGTTCTGCAGCGAGACGGCCTGTCCCAGGGCCAGGCCGGAAAGGCCGCCGAGGAGGGCGCCGACCAGCGATTCCCCGGCGAAGCCGCCGAGGATCAGGCCCACCAGCATGAAAATCCATTGCATGCGTCGAATCCTTGATCAAGAGGTACCACGATCCACTGATACCTGCCCTGGCCATCCTGCCAGAGCGGAACCCGCGCCGGGAGTATACAGCCCGCATTCCAGAGATTCGACGCATTCCGACGCCCGCCCCGTGGCGAGCTACCTCTTCCTGGCGATGAACTGGACCACGCAGGCCGCGCCGGTGTGGAAACGGCCCTCGACCACCTCGCGCTCGATTTCCCGCGCCAGCAGCACTTCGCACTCCGGCAGCTCAGCCTCCAGCGCCGCGCGGCTCACCAGCATGTCGACGTCCGCCGGGCCGCCGGTGCCGCGGCCGAGCTGTTCCGGCCGATAGGCCTCCAGCAGGAAGAGACCGCCCGGTCGCAGCGAACGCTCCAGCAGGCGGTTGAGTCTGCCGCGCACGCGACTGGGCAGGTGCGCGAAGATCGACACCACCGCGCCGAACGCCGCTGCCGGCGGTTCGTAGTCCGCCAGGTCGACCACCAGGGTGTCGATCGACACGCCTTTCGCCTCGGCCAGCCGGCGCGCCTTGGCCAGGCCGACGGTGGAGCCGTCCACGCCAAGCACCTCCAGCCCCAGCGAAGCGAGGAACACCGCGTTGCGCCCCTCGCCCTCGGCGACGCTCAGCACCGGCCCGGCCAGCCGCTGCGCATGCTCCTTCAGGAAAGCGTTGGGTTCGGTTCCGTAGACATACTCTTCGGCGGCATAGCGTTCGTCCCACATGAGGTTCACCTCGTCTGTATTTCGTCACGGCCCAGGTGCCGAAACGCTAGTCTTCCACTTCAAGTCGACTTGAGGTCAAGGGCATGCGGCAACTGGACATAGGCGAGGTCGCGCGACGATCCGGGGTACCGGCCTCGACCCTGCGCTACTACGAGGAAAAGGGACTGATCGCCTCCAGCGGCCGGCACGGCCTGCGCCGGCTGTTCGATGCAGGCGTGCTGGAGCGGCTGGCGCTGATCGGGCTGGGCCGCGCCGCCGGGTTGTCGCTGGACGAGATTGCCGGCATGGGCGCAGCCGACGGCGCGCTGCGGATCGACCGCGCGGCGGCCTGCGGCATGCCGCGGCCTGTCCGGCGCGCGAGCACATGGACTGCCCGACGTTCCGCCGCTTGCTGCGGGCCGCTGCCGCGGGGGCCATCAAGCCACGCCGGAAAGCGCCCGGCGCATAGCAAAACGGCCGGCAGGCCGGGCACCCCTGCCCTGCCTGCCGGCCGCGAGGCACGCCGTTGCGGCGCGCCGGTACGGCAACGGTTTAGACCTTGCTGCGCTCGTAGCGCTTGCGGTCGTTCTCGTTGAGCATCTTCTTGCGCAGGCGGATCGACTTCGGCGTCACTTCCACCAGCTCGTCGTCGGCGATGAACTCCAGCGCCTGCTCGAGGGTGAAGCGGATCGGCGGAACCAGGGCGATGACTTCGTCCTTGCCGGAAGCGCGCATGTTGTCGAGCTTCTTGCCCTTGGTCGGGTTGATCACCAGGTCGTTGTCACGGCTGTTGATGCCGGCCAACTGGCCTTCGTAGATTTCGTCGCCCGGGCCGAGGAACAGCTTGCCGCGGCTCTGCAGGGTCTCCAGCGAGTAGGTCAGGGCGGTGCCGGTGGCCATGGAGACCAGTACGCCGTTCTGGCGGTTGCTGACTTCGCCGGCCTTGATCGGACCGTAGTGGCTGAAGGTCGAGGTCAGGATGCCGGTGCCCGAAGTCAGGGTCAGGAAGTTGTTGCGGAAGCCGATCAGGCCGCGCGCCGGAATGGTGTACTCCAGGCGCACGCGGCCCTTGCCGTCGGGAATCATGTTGCTCAGGTCGCCCTTGCGCAGGCCCATCTGCTCCATCACCGAGCCCTGGTGCTGCTCCTCGATGTCGATGGTGACGTTCTCGTAGGGCTCCTGCTTCTCGCCGTCCTTCTCGATGATCACCACTTCCGGGCGGCCCACGGCCAGCTCGAAGCCTTCGCGGCGCATGGTCTCGATCAGTACCGACAGGTGCAGTTCGCCACGGCCGGAAACCTTGAACTTCTCCGGGCTGTCGCCCGGCTCGACGCGCAGCGCCACGTTATGCAGCAGTTCCTTCTCCAGGCGCTCCTTGATGTTGCGGCTGGTGACGAACTTGCCTTCGCGGCCGGCGAACGGCGAATCGTTGACCTGGAAGGTCATGCTCACGGTCGGCTGGTCGACGGTCAGCGGCGGCAGCGCCTCGACGTTCTGCGGGTCGCACAGGGTATCGGAGATGAACAGCTCCTCCATGCCGCTGACGCAGACGATGTCGCCGGCTTCCGCCTCGGCCACCTCGACGCGCTGCAGGCCGTGGTGGCCCATGATCTTCAGGATGCGGCCGTTGCGCTTGCTGCCGTCGTCGCTGATGGCCACCACCGGGGTGTTGGACTTGACCTTGCCGCGGGTGATGCGGCCGATACCGATCACGCCGAGGAAGCTGTTGTAGTCCAGCTGCGAGATCTGCATCTGGAACGGACCCTCGGTGTCCACCACCGGGGCCGGGACGTGGTCGATGATCGCCTGGAACAGCGCGTCCATGTTGTCGTCCATCTTCTCGTGGTCGAGGCCGGCGATGCCGTTCAGGGCGCTGGCGTAGACGATCGGGAAGTCGAGTTGCTCGTCGGTGGCGCCGAGGTTGTCGAACAGGTCGAAGATCTGGTCGATGACCCAGTCCGGACGCGCGCCCGGGCGGTCGATCTTGTTCACCACCACGATCGGACGCAGGCCGGCCTTGAAGGCCTTCTGGGTCACGAAGCGGGTCTGCGGCATGGGGCCGTCCTGGGCGTCGACCACCAGCAGCACGGAGTCGACCATCGACATCACGCGCTCCACCTCGCCGCCGAAGTCGGCGTGACCGGGGGTGTCGACGATGTTGATGTTGTAGCCGTTCCACTTGATCGCGGTGTTCTTCGCCAGGATGGTGATGCCACGCTCTTTTTCCTGGTCGTTGGAGTCCATCACCCGCTCGCTTTCCGCTTCTTTGCGGTCGAGGGTGCCGGACAGCTTCAGCAGCTTGTCCACCAGGGTGGTCTTGCCATGGTCGACGTGGGCGATGATGGCGATGTTGCGCAGATTTTCGATCACAAGTCTTGTCTCGTTTAACGCCCGAAGCGCGGCTTCGCGGCGGTGGTGGGGTCGGACAGGGCGGCGCCCGACACGACAGGCTTCTTCAATTAAGGGGCGGGCAGCAGGCGGACGCTGCCCCGGTCCGGCCGGCACGCCGAAGGGCGGGCATCGGCCTAGGCGGCGGACGTGTCGGGAGGACGGTGGCGGATGCTGCCGCCGAACAAGCCCGGCTGCTTAAGCCGGACGATAAACACGCACATTGGTGTGCCCCTCGTTGAGCAGGTGATGGGCATGCAGGCGGCTCATCACCCCTTTGTCGCAATACAGGAGGTACTGGCGGTTGGCGTCCAGTTCCTTGAAGCGGCTGTTGATCGCGTAGAACGGCAGCGCCTGGACTTCGACGCCTTCCAGGGCCAGGGGTTCGTCTTCCTGGGCATCAGGATGGCGGATATCGATGACAATCTGACCGGGCAGCACCTCGCCGACCTCTTCCACCTGCAGGTCCTGGCCGAGTTCGTCGATCACCCGGTCGACGGTGCGCTGGGTGGCTCGCTCCAGGGCGCGCTCGAGCACCGCCATGTCGAATTTCGACTCTTCGTGCTCGACGCGGTAGGGCTTGGCCTGGGTGGTCGGGTTCACCGAGATCACCCCGCAGTATTCCGGCATGTGCCGGGCGAACTCGGCGGTGCCGATCTGCCGGGCGGTGTCGATGATGTCCTGCTTGTGGCTGACGATCAGCGGGCGCAGCACCAGGGTGTCGGTAACCCGGTCGATCACCGAGAGGTTCGGCAGGGTCTGGCTGGACACCTGGGAGATCGCCTCGCCGGTCACCAGCGCGTCCAGCTCCAGGCGCTCGGCCACGCGGCTGGCGGCGCGCAGCATCATGCGCTTGAGGGTCACGCCCATATA containing:
- a CDS encoding DUF2339 domain-containing protein, translated to MQWIFMLVGLILGGFAGESLVGALLGGLSGLALGQAVSLQNLAQQNERLRKQMSEFAERFERGTEVIHQRLLRVERQAQDLPESVPEPAAGIDQPLADTSPAPPAEVAPPLDWDIELPAVEAAPPPPRPPEPVQPIERQPAFQPDAQPAPRRAAPPAPPREPSLVERGFAAAKGWLFGGNTVLRIGVVLLFIGLAFLLRYASERVAVPVEYRYAGVALVAMALLGVGWWLRERRAAYGLILQGTGIAVLYLTIFAAMRLHPLISPGAALALLVVVTICSAILAVLQNAMGLAVVAALGGFAAPILTSTGSGNHVALFSYFALLNAGIFAIAWFRAWRPLNLVGFVGTFGIGFAWGLRSYTPELFASTEPFLALFFLMYVGIGLLFARRKLLEAAQAPAERGELLRWSARQADYIDATVLFGPPLVGFGLQCAVIGHIDFGMAFSALALGLFYMVLARVLRGHASAGRTSLLVEICLALGVVFGTLAIPLGLDARWTSAAWAVEGAGIYWLGLHQQRRLARLFALLLQGGAALAYLNGVRPGETTLLEGSPLGALMLGAAALFSFWQLRRAPAKALADWEPACRPLLAAAGLAFLYLVAPLCLAVDSTAIAWAVAGLASLFAGLRLGSRTFLFCAFAVQLLGGALFLLHLQGGDGQGGVFDSGWRGLMTASLIGLALIGGMLLAARDPLVKDDSRLLMGLSLVLLAGLAFVNLAVLFVLPWRSASAVWAGSGLLIIWLSLVLRQRLSFYFGLALQVVGGLAFLLAGPSLFGSLSGEGLRPLAHSGFWTPAVLALAALVGAWRLRRAGERERALGIGTLGLAELSHLLLLWGAGWWALTALCETVRFVPYGLREHALLLVAAATVASWMLLALRERWRELALLCLALVPVALLALASAWRFDYQPFGEFGWLAWPLLFATHLLSLRRLAPLLPAKALSVAHVLGCWLLLGVLALELRYLFALLAEQYNAWRWLGWALVPSAYLLLVAGGRSLPWPLRDFPREYRLLAAAPVALLLLGWFWSANLLSDGAAEPLPYLPLANPLELGLLIVLFALYRWSDASLASLVDGNASARLGRQALAGASLFALLTLAVCRAAHHLAGVPFQAEALAASMLVQAGLSLVWTLCALGLTIAGTRLGRRDLWMVGAALVGVVVVKLFFVELGNSGSLERIISFIGVGVLLLVVGYFSPLPPRRAEVASEAEQP
- a CDS encoding SAM-dependent methyltransferase, giving the protein MWDERYAAEEYVYGTEPNAFLKEHAQRLAGPVLSVAEGEGRNAVFLASLGLEVLGVDGSTVGLAKARRLAEAKGVSIDTLVVDLADYEPPAAAFGAVVSIFAHLPSRVRGRLNRLLERSLRPGGLFLLEAYRPEQLGRGTGGPADVDMLVSRAALEAELPECEVLLAREIEREVVEGRFHTGAACVVQFIARKR
- the typA gene encoding translational GTPase TypA, with amino-acid sequence MIENLRNIAIIAHVDHGKTTLVDKLLKLSGTLDRKEAESERVMDSNDQEKERGITILAKNTAIKWNGYNINIVDTPGHADFGGEVERVMSMVDSVLLVVDAQDGPMPQTRFVTQKAFKAGLRPIVVVNKIDRPGARPDWVIDQIFDLFDNLGATDEQLDFPIVYASALNGIAGLDHEKMDDNMDALFQAIIDHVPAPVVDTEGPFQMQISQLDYNSFLGVIGIGRITRGKVKSNTPVVAISDDGSKRNGRILKIMGHHGLQRVEVAEAEAGDIVCVSGMEELFISDTLCDPQNVEALPPLTVDQPTVSMTFQVNDSPFAGREGKFVTSRNIKERLEKELLHNVALRVEPGDSPEKFKVSGRGELHLSVLIETMRREGFELAVGRPEVVIIEKDGEKQEPYENVTIDIEEQHQGSVMEQMGLRKGDLSNMIPDGKGRVRLEYTIPARGLIGFRNNFLTLTSGTGILTSTFSHYGPIKAGEVSNRQNGVLVSMATGTALTYSLETLQSRGKLFLGPGDEIYEGQLAGINSRDNDLVINPTKGKKLDNMRASGKDEVIALVPPIRFTLEQALEFIADDELVEVTPKSIRLRKKMLNENDRKRYERSKV